Within Oncorhynchus masou masou isolate Uvic2021 chromosome 17, UVic_Omas_1.1, whole genome shotgun sequence, the genomic segment GCTGTCTTACTTTGAAGGGACACCTGCCGTGAAAGTGTATCTTTATGGCACTGGCCGTAACCCCATATGGGCAGAGAGCCAAACGTAACAAGAACAGGAGTAAAAAGGAGCCCTCAAACGAGACCGGCAGACACCAAAGCCAAAATCGTTGAAGATCTGGTAGCTAGTGATGAAGTGCAGTAGTCATATCCTTGATTTGAGACATGTGACATCATTCCACAGCAATTGTTGTCTCTACAGCGAAAAACTCAACCATTGATATGTCAGATTGTCATGTTGACCCTTGACAACATTGTTTAAAAGCTAAGTAAACACAGCATAGGACCTTcaaaaagtgtctcagagtaggagtgctgatctaggatctgtgtTTGCCTTTTGGATAATAATGAACAACATTATATGGACACTAAATAATCACTGATGCATTATGCATGTACAGCTAGAGAAATCTAGGCCTTCATACCCAAGCATGAAAGGGTTTGCTGGCCTGTGATGGTACACATTCATGTATCTGCACAACCTTCATGTCCAAGTATGTAAGTCCTTGAGAATAATTATCTTGTTTTCAATAACAAGCTCATAACTCAAAGACAAGAGAATAGGATGTGTTGACGAAGGGCCATTCTCTAGTTCACAAGTATCTGAATTCATTTACCACTGATGTCAAGTGCATAATCTATGCATTTGTTTAGCGTCACCATTGCATGTGAACTCTTTGCCCATAGAGTTCACCCTTGGAAACATTGTTACAGCCCCCAAGAAAAATACAGGCCAATTCACCATAGAGGCAGAGTCACAGCGGAGGTTTCCGATACATGCCAGGAAGATCAGTTTCCCATAGCAGGGTTCCTGTCACCATGTCACTGTCTTTGTGACCAACAACTCATCCATCACAGATTACACTGAGGGGCCAGGCCAAGCTAACTTAAAGCTTGTCATACTCCCTTTTAGAAGGTATGGGAAAAACGAGCATCAAACCCAGGGGGCGAGATGGAAGGCCTGGAATAGAAGAAAAGAGGCAGGAAGGAGGGGAAAGGATAAGAATGAGACTGGTTGGGCCCATGTCTTAGCTAGTCCTGGTAAACAGTGTTGATATTTCTCTGAGTAAAGTGACCCTCAGCTGTTGTTAAATCTCGGGCCGGCCTCCACCCAACACACCAGTCCAAATGCATCCATTATACTTCAGGTGGTCCACAGGAAGGAGTTGAGAGAGGAGCTGACGATTGGCTAGAAGAAACTCAAACCTGAGCAGAGACTCAGTAGTAGCCCTCTTGTCTCTGAAGAGAGTAGCCTGGACTTAGAGGAGTCTTGGGACCTACTCAACAATGAGCCTCTAGTCCCAGCTTGGTGAAAGTGACAGCATGGTCCTCCCCCCTGTGGACCATTAAACCTCTTCCTGGATAAACAAGAGCAGGGTCCTTTATGAAGAGTGAGAGGGCCACACAGAGAGGAGTCATTGAGCCATTGAGGGGTCtgcctttgtttttgttttgtgggGCCCTTTCTCAAAGGCCAGTTCTGATCAGGGAGGCTCTATTTGGCTTTTAGGGCTCTTACACATTGCCAGGATGGTACATTTTGGTCAAACAGAGATGTACTGTAAACTTAATTAACTGCATTATGAGCAGGAGCGGGATTTGACTGACATTAtttgggaagagagagggattttGCTGTGTTTCCAAGTTGAAAATATGTTGAGTTAGAAAGTTGTTTGATAATGAAAATACCTTTTATGATGGAACATAATTATGTTACTGAGCCACCGAAGTTGATAAAAGCAAATCTATTTAACCCAAAGGTGTTCAGCCATTTTCTAGGGGTGATATCTTAAAATTGTGACAAAAATGCCCAATTGCCCTGTATCACTTCAAATACTACACATTGGAAATGATTTTCAGACAAGTTTATAATGCCGACTAATGTCTGCACTCTTACAATAAGACCATGGAGATAAATTGCagatttttagtttttttttatagATCAATTCAATCACAAACACTCAGATTATTGCTCATTTTCCACCAGCCCTACCTTCTTCATGTTGTCAAAATGGTGTCCTATAGTGACAGAGGGACTAGAATATTTCAGACTGCATGTTGTATTGGAGCTGTCCAGTCCAAGCCTGGTCCCAGTTCTGTTTGTGCTTTTCTTGCCAACTCATATGGttattgtcatgccaaacatagTTTCAAggcaacacaaacagatctggttCTAGGCTAGTCCAGTCCTGTGAGGCAGAGTGACAGGCACCTGTGACCCCTGGTCAAGCTCTCCTTATGGCCCTCTGTGGGAGCATTCAaccctggacacacactggacacacactgtgcTTGTCACTCCATTAGCTGGGTGCCAGACCGTTAAATAGACAGCAGCGCTATTACCCGCCTGTCGCTAAGATAAGCCGCCAAGATCCCATGTGCAAACATGCACTTCCTGTGTGTAAATCAAATAGGGATTCTGGTCACTTTGAATAATTTAGCTATTAGTCTGAATTGCCTCCATCCAGTTACATTCAAAATGCATTGTGATTTTTGGGGTGTATCCCTTTAATCTTAATAACAAGCTTGACACATAGTCACGAGTGTCAGTCGTAATTTGAGCGGAGCATTGTCACACCTTGGGGAGCAAAACACAAGTTACCTTGTTTCTGTATAATTTCTTACCACTACCTATGTAAAAGCATATATAGTTTTTTAAgagaaatgaatgaatgaaaagcACATAATAACACTCCTGAAGCTCATACATTTAATGTAGTTTACTTAAGCAATGAGGCCCGAGGAGGGGCTGCTCTTATGCACAAAGCAACgcagatgtcacgccctggtctaaatatattatgtttattcttcatttattcggtcaggccagggtgtgacatgggttattgtggtgtgtttttgtcttggggttttgtgggatgtctagcgttagtctatggctgcctgaggcggttctcagagtcaggtgattatcgttgtctctgattgggaaccaatcaggcagccatattctttgtgtgtttcgtgggtgattgtccttagtgtccttgttcctgtatctgtgttagtttacactagtataggctgtttcggttttcgttacgttctttgttttgtagtgtttttatttagatttgtgttacgttttgttcattaaacatggatcgcaatctacacgctgcattttggtccgactctccttcaccgcatgaaaaccgttacagcagagtaccttagccgtggtatattggccatataccacaaatccctgtggtgccttattgctattataaactggttaccaatgtaattagagcagttaaaataaatattttgtcatacccgtggtatacggtctgatataccacagcttttaGCCAATCCGCATTCagtgctcgaaccacccagtttaaaaTGTAGCTTGACGTtacttttgttgttgtttagcCCATCACTCACACCCTAGATCTGTCCCCTCTGGTAACCTCTACCCGGAGCAACAGCATGCATGGAGGGGGTCACCATAAAGTAATTGCGTGGTCACATGTATATAGTCAATGGGTATTGGTAACAAGCTAGGAACATTTTGTCTGGCCCTCCCaactctctccctaccctccctccctccagaacccTCCCTCTagaacctctctctgttctctcttctctctccaccctcccttccTCTGGAACCTTCCCTCCCCATGTTCAGCTCCTGTCCTGTATGTCAAGACTTCCTCTGTGGCAGGCAGCCCTGCTCATGTCCGACAGACTCTCCACCTCCCCCACCTCTATCCTGGCTGCTGCCTGCTGGGCTGAGAGTCATCTAGGAGTTATTTATTTCCAGCCgggggagagaaaaaaagaagtaGAAGACAGATGAGGCTAACAGGGATGAGATGGGAAGATAACACTAGAGTCAGAGCACTAGAACATGACCATGGGTTGGTGTACGTCTACAGTACCGTCTTGAATCTTAATTCATAGAACTCCTGCATGCCCCTTCACCAATCAATGTTAGCTCAGAGTTGAGGTTGGATGAGAAGGAAGATGTCAACATATGGAAGTATTTGAGTTCGCTCGGCAGAAAGAGCCGTTCTGTGTTCGGTGCCACAGTCCAAGATCCGATAATTCTGTGTTTCATTTATTTCTGTGGTTAGATCAGCCTTAATAGGGTATTCaatcacagtacacacacatgacAAAATACTAGTATACTATGGTTAAATACTATTGTATTGATTGTGCTGTTTTCTGTGGACTTTACTGTGGTATTCGctatagtgtttttgcagattaaaatcccccaaaaacacaacagtgaaTACTTTGCAGACAtgactatagtatactgtagtatttactgtagtgttgcgGACAtgactatagtatactgtagtatttactgtagtgttgcgGACAtgactatagtatactgtagtatttactgtagtgttgtggacatcactatagtatactgtagtatttactgttgtttttttgtggaCATTACTGTTGTATTTACTATAGTCCATTTTTTAAAATGATCTTTGACATAGCAGTGGGGGCTTTGTCCTCAACAAAATACTCAAATAGCACATTTTCCATAACctgtaagtaggtaggtaggtaggtaggtaggcaggtaggcaggcaggcaggcaggcaggcaggcaggcaggcaggcagctagGTAGGTAGGAATGAGGTCTGAATGGATGgttcagagcttctgctcttttctgtaACCTATAGGGAACACAATATGTGATCTATACCTGtcatgtaggtttctcacttatgAGCTGAACAAATTGGGATAtaggggaggggaatgggcagggtatatgcaaatgaaatactgtagtatatattatagaaattactgtagtgtttttgcagatattactgtagtatttactgtagtgttgttgcGGTCTGGAGTATATAGTTGTATTTACTTTAGTATTCTACAGTATGctctatactatatatacactaccgttcaaaagtttggggtcacttagaaatgtcttgttttttaaagaaaaacacatttttgtccattaaaataatgtcaaattgatcagaaatacagtgtaggcattgttaattctgtaaatgactattgtagctggaaactggagatttttttatggaatatctacataggcgtacagaggcccatgatcggcaaccatcactcctgtgttccaatggcacgttgtgatAGCTAATCCAaatatataattttaaaaggctaaaaggatcattagaaaacccttttgctatTCCATGCTAGAAATTGCCGAGAAAATAAAGATcccgtacaacactgtgtactattcaattcacagaacagcacaaacagtctctaaccagaatataaagaggagtgggaggcaccggtgcacaactgagcaagaggacaagtacattagtgtctagtttgagaaacagacgcctcacaagtccttaactggcagcttcattaaacagtacccgcaaaacaccagtctcaacatcaacagtgaagaggtgactccgggatgctgggcttctaggcagagttcctctgtccagtgtctgtgttcttttgcccatcttaatcttttatttttattggccagtctgagacatGGATTTttctttgaacggtagtgtatatatattctATAGTAAGTACAACACATGATCAAGATatattactgtgtagtatagtactctACAATATACTACAGTTTACAACATAATtctaagtactgtagtattctatagtaaactgtagtagaTTTTCATGTGGGTATCGTTAGGTCAAGGATAGACAATTATTTTAAATGTAGTTAAGAAGTCACAATTTTCAGGTGTTAACATTGCAATTTCATTTGAAGAATTTATTGATTTCCTGAAGGAAGGCATTTGAGGGCATTTGAATAATTGTTGTATCACAAAAATAAAACATGATCATGACATCACTGAAAATATATCTCATGGAAAAGTGTATTCTCCATCAAAGAACAACAACATGTGAATAAGCATCACTCTTGACTATTGCTTTGAACAGCCTATACAAAAATATACAACAACTCATATCAGAAAAAAATTGTGTTATGGTGCATCAAAGTCCTTCAGTCTAATGACCCTACCATGGTCTCCACACGGAGTCTGCAGTGATGGGAGGTGCAACAGGTGACACCGCCACCGCAACTGTTGGATTGCCATGTTGGGCGTTTGGCACGCTCATTTGCGCAAGTGCCGCGCTTGGAATCAGAAAGGCGAATTGTCCATCTGTCGCTGACACAAACTGAAGTCCGCTGTAGAATTTAGCCACTTCGGACGTGAAGTTGATTGGCGAGCCACTTTTGCAAGGCATGATTACATTCAACTGAGGCGACGCACTTGGGATTTGCACAATGGCTTCGCCATGCGTTGGATGCGCTGGATGCGCAGGGTAGGTGAGGCTCTGGCGATGAGTTGAGTAGTTTACGGCGTTGATCTGTGACACACAACCAGCTAAGTGGCTGAGAAGTTGGGACATGACCTCCATGTTCATCCCTTCACGTGTGGACAGAAAACGGGCGACTTCACTCATGCACTCGCTGAATCCCGCTCTGTACTTGCCAAGGACTGATGAATCCGTGCTTATAGCACCTGTAAAGTGAAATAATATGATGCATTTGAGGATATATTGTTCAGAAAATTCTTTAAATGTAATTATATAATACTCAGTAGGTCTATCAATAGGGTTGATGGACTTATACATATAGTACCTTGGGAACAGTCACACGCAATTTAAACATGCACGTCTAGAATGAAACCTACCAGTCATTTGAAGACGCTGCATATTCCTTAGGTGCTTCACAGTCATCTCAAGGATGTCTGCCTTCTCCAGCTTCGAATGCCTGGAGTTCTAAATAGACATCAAGAAGAATATTACACATGATTAATAATCTATTTGAGCTTCGTTCCAATCCATCAAATTAACATAATTATAGAAGCATATGTCGTAGACATACATTTCTATGATTTATAAAAGCTTTTTTTAAACGTACATCTTTCTTTAGAGCGTCCAGTATGAGGGTCTTGAGCTGTCCAAGGCTTTCGTTGATTCGCGCGCGTCTTCTCTTCTCCATAATTGGTTTAGAAGACTTTAAATAAAACAAACAAACGCCATGATTATTAGACATGTAACGTAACTTATTAATGACATGTAAAAAAAAAGGAATCGTTTTATTTCCGTGCTTTTCTGTAGGCCTACCTTTCTGTCCCCCGAGGCAGTCCTTGGTTTATCCGGATTTCCATTTACGCTCGACAGGGTGGCTGCAACAGAAGATGGGGAAGTTTTCTCCACAATATCAGCAGGCATCTTAAATGTTTAATATCCCACAACCGTCCAGTCAACTTCAGCAAGTCATTTGTCCCACaattgttcaataaagtccagcCTATTGAGAAATATTCAAACACCGGTCATGCACTTTTTTTCTGACCAACGCTGTTCGTTACAGGTGTTTATTACAACGTAGCTATTGCTGAGGTTACATCCTGCAGTTAATGACCTCCCAGTACCGTGTTGATAACAAGTCAACACTGTCACTTTCACCTACGGTCATATTTATAGAGGAAGCTGCACGCGAATGGCTCGTGTGAATAGTCCCAAAGTTGAATTCTCCAACTTTCTACCAATGAGCGCGCGGGACACGTTGCCAGGGAGTCGGTTGGCTCGTGCAAGGAGGCCTTCCATTGGCTATCTGGTGTCTTGTGTGTGAGAAGGTGGTCCACAGCACACAATACAGATAGGTATTTGATGAAACGTATTGATTAAATATGAAGGTCTTAGTTGCCATATTTATTAGTAATAGTCAATTAAGGTGAATCAAATAAATGTATTGGCCCTTTCTTCAGTTTAATTGACCCTAGAACAAAAACTCTAAATAACAATACATTTTTGTTGTACACTTTTGGCAACCCTCCCCTTAGAGTgttgacacacacactctttggATGTGTTTATCCAGACAGCACAATTCTGATATTTatgccactaattggtcttttgaccaaacacatcagatatttttcccaattagatcagaattgggctgcctgtgtaaacacagcctttcTCCCgggcacacacaagcacactccCCTACATACAGTGACAAGAAAAAGTATGAACCCGTTGGAATTGCATGTATTTATGCATCAATTGATCATAAAAGTAGACACCGTCTGCTTAAGctaataacacaaacaattatacgttttcatgtcttatTGAACACatcgtgtaaacattcacagtgcagcgtggaaaaagtatgtgaacccttggatttaataactggttgaccctcctttgacagcaataacctcaaccaaacgtcttttttgtagttgcggatcagacctgcaaaCAGTTaagaggaattttggaccattcctctttacaaactgtttcagttcagcaaaaTTCTTGGGgagtctggtgtgaactgctctcgaggtcatgccacagcatctcaatcggattgaggtcaggactctgactgggccactccagaaggtatATTTCCTCTGCTTAAttaagccattctgttgttgatttacttctgtgttttgggtcgttgtcctgttgcatcaaccagcttctgttgagcttcaattggcggacagagccttacattctcctgcaaaatgttttgataaacttgggaattaatttCTCCAttaatgatagcaagctgtccaggccctgaggcagcaaaacaGCCAAAatcatgatgctccctccaccatactttacagttgggatgaggttttgatgttggtgtgccttttttttctctccacatagtgttgtgtgttccttccaaacaacataattttagtttcatctgtccacataaATATTTTGCCACatgcgctgtggaacatccaggtgctcttttgcgaaaTTTAGACATGCAgcaatgtgtcacgccctggtcatagAGAGTGTCAgacatatgtgtataggtggcagggaagtcaggcgctggagagtcaaacggagtgtaaaatggagtcttttaataatgtccaagtaacatgctccataacactaaatagacaaaatgaatataaataaatatgggtacgaagacccgtcgcgcacctatacaaaaatcactacactgacgataaacaatctctgacaaagacatgaggggaaacagagggttaaatacacaacaggtaattaatgggattgaaaacaggtgtgtgggaagacaagacaaaaccaatggaaaatggatcaatgatggctagaagaccggtgacgtcgaacgccgagcaccgcccgaacaaggagaggcaacgacttcggcagagctaggccagggtgtgactagggtgggcattctatgttctatgttcattttctatgttttgtatttctttgtttggccgggtgtggttctcaatcagaggcagctgtctatcgttgtctctgattgagaaccatacttaggtagctttttccctcatgggttttgtgggtagttgttttctgtttttgtgtctgcaccagacagaactgtttcggtttggttCGTTCTCTTTGTTGTTCAGTTCTATTATtaaatcatgaacacgtaccactctgcaccttggtcctcttcttcaaacagctgttacagaactacccaccaccaaaggaccaagcagcgtggccaggagagGCAGCtccaatgtttttttgggggggcacaCGGGACAGACGGTGGTGCCGAGGATGGAACCAGAGCCAGTCAGGGTGAAATTGGAGGTAAGCGAAGGAAGCAAAGCAAAGACAGTGAAGGAATCgatggggagattggaggagagagtaatgagagagttgctgtgttggtgcatgaggcacgacatccgcccgacggagcgtgtcctCGATTTGATgtcacctgagtcagctctccatactcgtcctgaggtgcgtgctagccgtctggtgaagactgtgccagccccacgcaccaggcctcctgtgcacctccccagccctgcatgTCTTGTGCCAGCTTGGCGCAACAGATCTCCAGTATGCATTCTTAGCCCGGTGTGCTAAattccagctccccgcatctgccgggctagggtgaggatccagccaggaaggatggtgccagccctgctctccagatctccagtgcttctccttggaccaggatatcccACGCCGGCTCTAGGCACAATTTCCCCAGTTCGCCAGGAGATCCCAGTGTGGCCTGTTCCAGCTTTCCGCAcgtgccgggctagagtgggcattcagcctggaAGAGTGGTGTCAAGGCcatgcaccagatctccagtgctccctcacagcccggtctatcctgtgcctcctccatgGACCAGGACTCCAGTAGGtttccccagcctggtgagtcctgtttCTGTGTCCTGTCCGGAGCGGCCAGAGTCTCCCGCTGCTGtgtcctgtccggagctgccagagtcccccgcctgtccggagctgccagagtcccccgcctgtccggagctgccagagtcccccgcctgtccggagctgccagagtcgccctccacTCCAGACTCGCCCTCCAGTCCTGAGCTGGCAGTGCCGCCCTTCAGTCCAGAGGTGCCCTTCGTTCCAGTGGTGCCCTCCAGTCCTGGGCTCTCTACGAGGGCCTTCAGTCCggggtcggcggtgagggtctCCGCTCTAGGGGCGTTACCTAAGTGGGCCGGaccagaggtggagcggggtccacatcccgcaccagagccgccaccgtaaggaaggcccacccggaccctccccttcaGAGTCaagttttgcggccggagtctgcacctttgggggggggtattgtcacgccctggccatagaggggcttttattctttattttggttaggccagggtgtgactagggtgggcattctatgttctttttctatgttttgtatttctttgtttggccgggtatggttctcaatcagaggcagctgtctatcgttgtctctgattgagaaccatacttaggtagctttttccctcatgggttttgtgggtagttgttttctgtttttgtgtctgcgccagacagaactgtttcggttttgttcgttctctttgtttttttgttaatcaGTGTTCAGTTCTATTATTAAATCATGAAcatgcaccttggtcctcttcaaaCAGCCGTTACACAATgggttttttggacagcagtggcttcttctgtagtgtcctcccatgaacaccattcttgtttagtgttttacacaTCATAGACTAGTCAGAGATTTTAGAaagttccagagatttctgtatgTCTTTAGCTGatactaggattcttcttaacttcattgagcattctgtactgtgctcttgcagtcatctttgcaggatggccactcctagggagagtagcaacagtgctgaactttctccatttatagacaatttgtcttaccgtggactgatgaacatcaaggctttaagagatacttttgtaaccttttccagctttatgcaattcaacaattcttaatcttaggtcttctgagatctcttttgttcaaggcaggattcacatcaggcaatgcttcttgtgaatagaaaACTCATTGTgtagctctaaccaacatctccaatctcgtctcattgattggacgagtgattagcctaggggttcacagactttttccaacctacactgtgaatgtttaaatgctgTATTCAATacagaaaaaaatagaaaaa encodes:
- the LOC135558150 gene encoding transcription factor HES-1-B-like, encoding MPADIVEKTSPSSVAATLSSVNGNPDKPRTASGDRKSSKPIMEKRRRARINESLGQLKTLILDALKKDNSRHSKLEKADILEMTVKHLRNMQRLQMTGAISTDSSVLGKYRAGFSECMSEVARFLSTREGMNMEVMSQLLSHLAGCVSQINAVNYSTHRQSLTYPAHPAHPTHGEAIVQIPSASPQLNVIMPCKSGSPINFTSEVAKFYSGLQFVSATDGQFAFLIPSAALAQMSVPNAQHGNPTVAVAVSPVAPPITADSVWRPW